Proteins encoded in a region of the Candidatus Thorarchaeota archaeon genome:
- a CDS encoding CBS domain-containing protein, whose product MKVSSCMQTDVACVAVPGTREDVLMLMAEKQVNGLPVVKKGTKKLVGIVTRSDLLRKADEEQLAMLMNRDPVTLTAQSDLKTAVKTMLEKGYRRIPVVDGEDLVGLITVPDVLIKVIEGSELFETKTISDFVTRRVTAVWDQTPLPLSYMIMDMAGQNSLVVLSSSGNVTGLVTVNDYIRLSEETVEDSISKTHTGTEAAVEWGWTSKDFLVVTKKLLRMPNVPVGRVVTKNIISVTEVTSVAECIRVLKRNQIDQAPVLSATGSLVGMIEDRAFLGLALDSL is encoded by the coding sequence ATGAAGGTATCGTCCTGTATGCAGACAGATGTGGCCTGCGTTGCCGTGCCCGGCACAAGAGAGGATGTTCTTATGCTGATGGCCGAGAAGCAGGTCAACGGTCTGCCCGTAGTAAAGAAGGGGACAAAGAAACTCGTGGGAATAGTCACTAGGAGCGATCTTCTTCGCAAGGCAGACGAGGAACAGCTTGCGATGCTGATGAACAGGGACCCAGTGACTCTGACTGCTCAATCTGACCTCAAGACTGCGGTCAAGACTATGCTTGAGAAGGGGTATAGACGTATCCCTGTGGTCGACGGGGAGGACCTTGTGGGTTTGATAACCGTGCCTGATGTGCTCATCAAGGTGATAGAGGGAAGCGAGCTCTTTGAAACTAAAACCATCAGCGACTTCGTCACCCGCAGAGTCACCGCAGTCTGGGATCAGACCCCACTGCCACTCTCATACATGATAATGGACATGGCGGGCCAGAACTCGCTAGTAGTACTTAGTAGCTCTGGCAACGTGACCGGACTCGTCACTGTGAACGACTACATACGGCTATCCGAGGAAACAGTTGAGGACAGCATATCCAAGACGCACACTGGAACTGAGGCAGCGGTTGAGTGGGGATGGACCTCGAAGGACTTCCTTGTTGTCACCAAGAAGCTTCTGAGAATGCCCAACGTTCCAGTGGGGCGGGTCGTGACCAAAAACATCATCAGTGTCACAGAGGTGACCTCCGTTGCGGAGTGCATCAGAGTCCTCAAGAGGAATCAGATAGACCAAGCTCCTGTCCTGTCTGCAACAGGCAGTCTCGTCGGGATGATTGAGGACAGGGCCTTCTTGGGGCTGGCGCTAGATAGCCTCTAA
- the folP gene encoding dihydropteroate synthase yields the protein MFSQSVTIGKIPIGRAHPIRVMGIINVSPESFYGSSVVTDSEAIIERARQMEQDGADILDIGAASTAPASLYGTKVVDEEEETSRIRTAIESLASEVRTPLSVDTTSSRVARVALSSGAAAVNDVSGLKRDPNLAHLVKEYDVPIILMAGCEPTFRGFQDTLRALREGLARATEAGIERNKIVIDPGFGFGKPTSADIEILENLGAFTLLRQPVLVGLSRKAFVGAILGGLSPDDRLAGTIAVTTLAVSKGVDVIRVHDVKESKQTAVIGDIFRSKQYKSSGFVESIGQRDRMETEVLLQEIGVSPEIRSALSRKAYSVNIIVNSVKPPVALILKQEMLAVGGDAAYHYDTIDQNIEHTDVLLMGTLRQFGLFVSKASKMKEFGLSEIAGMIRDVLTGQIHSER from the coding sequence TTGTTCAGTCAGAGTGTGACAATAGGGAAGATTCCGATTGGACGTGCGCACCCCATTAGGGTCATGGGCATAATCAATGTTTCACCCGAGTCATTCTACGGGAGCTCAGTTGTCACTGACTCGGAGGCAATCATAGAGAGAGCAAGACAGATGGAGCAAGACGGGGCAGACATTCTGGACATTGGGGCTGCCTCAACCGCACCCGCATCGTTGTATGGGACGAAGGTCGTGGATGAAGAGGAGGAAACAAGCAGGATTAGAACAGCCATTGAGAGTCTAGCAAGTGAAGTCCGCACTCCACTTTCTGTCGACACGACCTCCTCGCGAGTCGCGAGGGTGGCGCTAAGCTCAGGAGCTGCAGCGGTAAACGACGTGTCTGGGCTCAAGAGAGACCCGAATCTCGCGCACCTCGTGAAAGAGTACGATGTGCCGATAATCCTGATGGCCGGGTGTGAACCAACATTCAGAGGTTTTCAAGACACGCTGAGGGCGCTGCGTGAGGGGCTTGCGCGAGCTACAGAGGCAGGCATTGAGAGAAACAAGATAGTCATCGATCCGGGGTTTGGTTTTGGAAAGCCGACCAGCGCAGACATCGAGATTCTGGAGAACCTCGGTGCATTCACTTTATTGCGTCAGCCGGTTCTTGTTGGACTATCAAGGAAGGCATTTGTCGGGGCGATTCTGGGAGGACTGAGTCCTGATGACCGTCTGGCAGGCACCATAGCAGTCACTACTCTGGCAGTCTCCAAGGGCGTGGATGTCATCCGAGTTCATGATGTGAAGGAGAGTAAGCAGACAGCAGTCATTGGAGATATCTTTCGTTCCAAGCAGTACAAGAGCAGCGGGTTTGTGGAATCGATTGGTCAACGAGATAGGATGGAGACAGAGGTGCTATTGCAGGAGATTGGAGTGAGCCCGGAGATCAGGTCTGCGCTCTCTAGAAAGGCGTACTCTGTCAACATTATTGTGAACTCGGTCAAGCCTCCTGTTGCACTGATACTCAAACAGGAGATGTTGGCAGTAGGAGGTGATGCTGCATATCACTACGACACGATTGATCAGAACATTGAACACACAGATGTGCTCCTGATGGGAACACTTCGGCAGTTCGGACTCTTCGTTTCAAAAGCTTCAAAGATGAAGGAATTTGGGCTCAGTGAGATTGCAGGGATGATACGTGATGTTCTCACGGGCCAGATTCACTCTGAGAGGTGA
- the topA gene encoding DNA topoisomerase I yields MKIMVIAEKPMAAKRIATVLDSNEEPEEVKHGGSSYFRCRRNNDTIHVVYALGHLYELQQTEKGWTYPRLDTRWVPKHEVDKKAVETRRAISTIKHVAKTAEQYVVATDLDTEGSLIGYLVVKYACEKEPYEAKRMCFSTLTKADIERAYENPLPTLDFPLIDAGHVRHEIDWLYGVNLTRALTLVVKRLTGWFKIVSTGRVQGPALALVARRNQGISLFVPTPYWTIKIVGELDGQEVEPEYTHGRIRSLVEADELVSSLRGKEALVENIASRHITQSPPEPFNLSVLQSEAFRCFGFRPSRTLDISQKLYLDALISYPRTNSQQIPEGIDVRGILAGLRRQRTYASTVDALIAADRIIPRQGKQTDPAHPAIHPTGEAPSRKLSTQEQRVYDLIVKRFLASLGPSAEKEALRADISAEGHQLRLRGMTTVEAGWTATYQPYVSVEDRPMPSVTVGDKITLVSVEAKRCLTKPPPHYNPSSLVKALEKEGLGTKGTRAKIVDSLKTRGYTLNDQFEMSSLGYAVYETLEREIPRIVSAEFTRRLEERMECIQEGHARREDVLREAREELLEVLNVFSSKEEAIGRGLVVGLKRYWTERDEIGWCPKCKEGRLGIVTSPKTRKRFLGCSRYKDGCDQTFPLPQKGTVMPLNRTCEFCGHQMIRVVSGRGVWDTCINWAQCPGRQEDLKVLEERRKKRSMPKE; encoded by the coding sequence ATGAAAATCATGGTGATAGCTGAGAAGCCAATGGCCGCAAAGAGGATAGCGACTGTGCTTGACAGCAATGAGGAACCAGAAGAGGTCAAGCACGGTGGCAGTTCGTACTTCAGGTGCAGACGTAACAATGATACCATCCATGTCGTATACGCACTCGGGCACCTGTATGAACTCCAACAGACAGAGAAGGGATGGACGTATCCCCGGTTGGATACCAGATGGGTGCCAAAGCATGAGGTGGACAAGAAGGCAGTAGAAACAAGACGTGCAATCAGTACCATCAAACACGTTGCAAAGACTGCGGAACAGTATGTCGTGGCCACAGATCTTGATACAGAGGGGAGTCTGATCGGGTATCTGGTGGTCAAGTATGCGTGTGAGAAGGAACCCTATGAGGCCAAGAGAATGTGCTTCTCGACGCTCACGAAGGCCGACATTGAGAGGGCCTACGAGAACCCGCTGCCCACCTTAGACTTCCCTCTGATAGACGCGGGTCATGTGCGCCATGAGATTGACTGGCTCTACGGAGTCAATCTTACAAGGGCACTCACGCTTGTTGTGAAGAGATTGACAGGTTGGTTCAAGATAGTTTCAACAGGAAGAGTTCAAGGCCCTGCACTTGCACTAGTAGCTAGACGAAACCAAGGAATCAGTCTATTCGTACCAACACCGTACTGGACCATCAAAATCGTGGGAGAGTTGGATGGGCAGGAAGTAGAACCAGAATACACACATGGTCGCATACGCTCACTTGTGGAAGCGGATGAGCTGGTCTCAAGTCTGCGTGGAAAGGAGGCCCTAGTAGAGAACATAGCAAGTAGACATATCACCCAGTCGCCCCCGGAACCGTTCAATCTGAGTGTCTTGCAGTCGGAAGCCTTCAGGTGTTTTGGTTTCAGACCAAGTCGCACTCTTGACATATCACAGAAGCTGTATTTGGACGCACTGATATCGTACCCTCGCACGAATAGTCAGCAGATACCGGAAGGCATTGATGTCAGGGGGATTTTGGCTGGGCTCCGTAGGCAGAGAACATATGCAAGCACTGTTGACGCACTGATCGCAGCCGACAGGATAATCCCCAGACAGGGAAAACAGACGGACCCGGCCCATCCGGCGATACATCCAACCGGTGAGGCCCCTTCAAGGAAGCTGTCCACTCAGGAACAGAGAGTCTACGACTTGATTGTGAAGCGGTTCTTGGCCTCGCTTGGACCCTCTGCCGAGAAGGAGGCCCTTCGCGCGGACATCAGTGCGGAGGGCCACCAGCTACGTCTAAGGGGAATGACTACAGTCGAGGCGGGTTGGACAGCAACATACCAACCATACGTGTCTGTCGAGGACAGGCCGATGCCCTCTGTCACAGTTGGTGACAAGATAACCCTCGTATCCGTTGAGGCCAAGAGATGTCTGACGAAACCGCCCCCACACTATAACCCCTCAAGCCTTGTGAAGGCACTCGAAAAGGAGGGGTTGGGTACCAAGGGCACACGTGCCAAGATTGTCGACTCACTGAAGACTCGAGGATACACACTCAATGACCAGTTTGAGATGTCGAGCCTTGGTTATGCGGTCTATGAAACGCTCGAACGAGAGATTCCAAGAATAGTGTCTGCAGAGTTCACACGAAGACTGGAGGAGAGGATGGAGTGCATACAGGAGGGACATGCCAGACGGGAAGACGTGCTGAGGGAGGCAAGGGAGGAGCTGCTTGAAGTCCTTAACGTCTTCAGCTCCAAGGAGGAAGCTATAGGAAGGGGACTAGTCGTGGGCCTCAAGAGGTACTGGACTGAAAGGGACGAGATTGGATGGTGTCCAAAGTGCAAAGAGGGACGACTAGGCATAGTGACGTCACCGAAGACCCGCAAGAGGTTCTTGGGCTGTTCAAGATACAAGGACGGGTGCGACCAGACGTTTCCCCTTCCACAGAAGGGAACAGTGATGCCTCTGAACCGAACGTGTGAGTTCTGTGGGCACCAGATGATCAGAGTGGTTTCAGGTCGGGGAGTCTGGGACACATGCATCAACTGGGCTCAATGTCCGGGAAGACAGGAGGACCTAAAGGTCCTAGAGGAACGCCGAAAGAAGAGGAGTATGCCTAAGGAGTGA
- a CDS encoding DUF115 domain-containing protein produces MATALLTQLLMEVSPEPLLRELADKIRGRTVIVYGAGPSLPKHIEEIQSQPSLKCATHVAADGAVRALNDMGARCDILVTDLDGIECRIGDYSDEGVLPIVHAHGDNIPLIRKHLSGSPRTLGSTQVMPTERAFLWGGFTDGDRACHIVTHYSPVRVLLAGMDFGRTVGRWSKPSLTENRPADARKRTKMQIGMELLERLASRTGQNILFM; encoded by the coding sequence ATGGCAACGGCTCTGCTTACCCAACTGCTGATGGAAGTGAGTCCAGAGCCGCTGTTGCGGGAACTTGCCGACAAGATTAGAGGTCGGACTGTGATTGTGTATGGAGCAGGTCCGTCGCTCCCAAAGCACATCGAGGAGATACAATCGCAACCATCCCTCAAGTGTGCAACCCATGTGGCCGCGGATGGCGCTGTACGAGCCCTGAACGATATGGGTGCTCGCTGCGACATACTTGTGACGGACCTGGATGGAATTGAATGTCGTATTGGGGACTACTCAGATGAGGGCGTACTACCAATAGTTCATGCCCACGGTGACAACATTCCGCTCATTAGGAAGCACCTGTCGGGGAGCCCCAGGACACTGGGCAGCACACAAGTCATGCCCACTGAGAGAGCGTTTTTGTGGGGAGGGTTTACTGATGGAGACAGAGCATGCCATATCGTGACGCACTACTCGCCCGTGAGAGTACTGCTGGCGGGCATGGATTTCGGGAGAACCGTAGGGAGATGGTCGAAGCCTTCACTCACCGAGAACCGCCCTGCGGACGCGAGGAAGAGAACAAAGATGCAGATTGGCATGGAACTCCTTGAGAGGCTCGCAAGTCGCACAGGACAGAACATCCTGTTCATGTGA
- a CDS encoding CDP-2,3-bis-(O-geranylgeranyl)-sn-glycerol synthase has product MYELIATVELALWFGLPAWIANSTPVVFGGGRPIDGGKLFRDGRRILGDGKTIRGLFAGVFFGTLTGLVQSFLVPCILPVLDDYITVTGEILYVLDMNWAVALLLSVGAMLGDLVGSFLKRRIGLVSGGPSPVLDQLGFILIALIVVYPLKQVQPVYVLALLLLTLFTHWVSNALGYLLGLKKNPW; this is encoded by the coding sequence ATGTATGAACTAATTGCCACAGTCGAGCTCGCTCTCTGGTTCGGACTGCCTGCATGGATAGCCAACTCGACGCCAGTGGTGTTTGGGGGAGGTCGGCCCATCGACGGCGGCAAGCTCTTTCGAGACGGCAGGAGGATACTTGGTGACGGAAAGACCATAAGAGGACTCTTCGCAGGGGTCTTCTTCGGCACGCTCACAGGTCTTGTTCAGAGCTTCCTAGTTCCATGCATACTGCCAGTTCTCGATGACTACATCACAGTCACAGGGGAGATACTATACGTTCTCGATATGAACTGGGCAGTCGCGCTTCTTCTTTCAGTAGGCGCGATGCTGGGAGACCTCGTGGGTTCATTCCTAAAACGCCGGATAGGCCTAGTGAGTGGAGGTCCTTCACCGGTTCTGGACCAGCTTGGATTCATTCTGATTGCATTGATTGTCGTCTATCCGCTGAAACAGGTCCAACCAGTCTATGTGCTGGCATTGCTGTTGCTCACACTATTCACCCATTGGGTCAGTAACGCATTGGGGTATCTGCTCGGACTCAAGAAGAACCCGTGGTAG